In one window of Patescibacteria group bacterium DNA:
- a CDS encoding M23 family metallopeptidase: MFIFSKDNLNRFWKILAVGAFCVLFLRAQNAEAALGIDKNITQVKYPDSPVVYYLNHAQKIKKAYINEAVFLAYGNKLNQIKTIAPAYLNQWKTAEVVKVKNNPTVYIIRDGKKRIVVSEAEFLSLGYRWNQVMEISAFELSQYANTGEEDFNVNPYGFSVNLDSAKKTSLALGSTHNNIGTIRARSLNGENKVSTINVSLKGLYDSSAIAKVYLEKDGVVLAEKNSVNDRELTFNLGSKAFVIDNNETKINIFVDLNNCETCINNDLFLELVSSNVFGDNNKPAVTSASLKSATYKFVRSSGLFGELSITEESLIGYSHDIVAGSMGQVFGRFTVQEISGREDVLIEQIVLVNNGSLKNSYFNNLKLKVDNTVVAQLPTISGREIIFKPNYLKISKNSSKMIVVLGGILDGTNSDIDLQLQKVVAESAEYGVGVKNSSVNLNESNKIIDQSLVVNSASTMPGLKTLNEIKGTIISSFNLRSSAQEMDLNKVGFSLIKGVNTPGLDSLYIIDYGTGEVLQEVRIGSSDYYSVGLNKTLSSSNKSVNIGFVAKLPILNTGDYYQIVLKEVGYNTNGGASLKKTVSVLGGKYEARNNTSSVVVTGGSASSKTTMTTSVKTTPTAISNNTSSYTYNEKTGATKIVLHWPVSGRVNYGFHDPKYLYSFAHEGIDIAASQSTNVRAAQSGTVVSAVNGGLSGYSYVTIDHGNGYRTVYGHLSQISVSVGQQVNVSALLGKSGGTPGTSGAGQYSNGPHLHFELIKDGVYVDPELYLL; encoded by the coding sequence ATGTTTATTTTTTCAAAAGACAATTTAAATAGATTCTGGAAAATTTTAGCGGTTGGTGCTTTTTGTGTGCTTTTTTTGCGTGCGCAAAATGCCGAAGCGGCCCTGGGGATTGATAAGAATATAACCCAGGTAAAATATCCGGATAGTCCGGTGGTTTATTATTTGAATCACGCGCAAAAGATTAAGAAGGCTTATATAAATGAGGCGGTTTTTTTAGCATATGGCAATAAATTAAACCAGATTAAGACAATCGCGCCGGCTTATTTGAATCAGTGGAAAACAGCGGAGGTGGTTAAGGTGAAAAATAATCCGACTGTTTATATAATCAGAGATGGTAAGAAGAGGATTGTAGTATCTGAGGCGGAATTTTTAAGTTTGGGTTACAGGTGGAATCAGGTAATGGAAATTAGTGCTTTTGAATTGTCACAATATGCCAATACGGGTGAGGAGGATTTTAATGTTAATCCCTACGGCTTTTCTGTTAATTTGGATAGTGCCAAGAAAACTTCTTTGGCTTTGGGATCGACACATAATAATATCGGCACAATACGAGCGCGAAGCTTGAATGGGGAAAACAAGGTTAGCACCATTAATGTATCATTGAAGGGGTTGTATGATAGTTCCGCAATTGCTAAAGTGTATTTGGAAAAAGACGGAGTGGTTTTGGCAGAAAAAAATAGCGTTAATGATCGCGAACTGACTTTTAATTTGGGAAGCAAGGCTTTTGTGATTGATAATAATGAAACAAAGATAAATATTTTTGTTGATCTTAATAATTGTGAGACCTGTATTAATAATGATTTGTTTTTGGAATTAGTTAGTTCTAATGTTTTTGGTGACAATAATAAACCGGCAGTGACTAGTGCGTCTTTGAAATCAGCTACTTATAAATTTGTGCGTAGTAGTGGCTTATTTGGTGAATTAAGTATTACTGAAGAGTCTTTGATTGGTTATAGTCATGATATTGTAGCGGGAAGCATGGGTCAAGTTTTTGGTCGTTTTACTGTGCAAGAAATCAGCGGCCGTGAAGATGTTTTGATCGAGCAGATTGTTTTGGTTAATAATGGCAGTTTGAAAAATTCGTATTTTAATAATTTAAAATTAAAAGTTGATAACACTGTTGTTGCACAGCTGCCGACAATTAGTGGTCGGGAAATAATCTTTAAACCGAATTATTTAAAAATTAGTAAGAATTCCAGCAAGATGATTGTGGTCTTGGGGGGAATCTTGGATGGAACGAACAGCGATATTGATTTGCAATTGCAAAAAGTAGTGGCAGAGAGCGCAGAATATGGCGTCGGTGTGAAAAATAGCAGTGTTAATCTTAATGAGTCCAATAAAATTATTGATCAAAGCTTGGTGGTTAATTCCGCAAGTACTATGCCTGGCTTAAAAACATTGAATGAAATTAAGGGAACAATTATTTCTTCATTTAATTTAAGAAGTTCAGCGCAAGAAATGGATTTGAATAAAGTTGGTTTTAGTCTGATAAAGGGTGTTAACACGCCAGGGCTAGATAGCCTGTATATTATTGATTATGGGACTGGTGAAGTTTTGCAAGAAGTGAGAATAGGCTCAAGTGATTATTATTCCGTTGGTCTTAATAAGACATTAAGCAGTTCCAATAAATCGGTTAATATTGGCTTTGTGGCCAAACTCCCAATTCTAAACACTGGTGATTATTATCAGATTGTATTAAAAGAAGTGGGGTATAATACTAATGGCGGCGCTAGTTTGAAAAAAACTGTTTCTGTGCTTGGCGGTAAATATGAAGCGCGCAATAACACTAGTAGTGTTGTGGTGACTGGGGGGAGCGCAAGTAGCAAGACAACAATGACAACAAGTGTCAAAACTACGCCTACAGCAATAAGCAATAATACTAGTTCATACACATATAATGAAAAAACAGGGGCGACAAAGATTGTTTTGCATTGGCCGGTTTCGGGTCGGGTGAATTATGGATTTCATGATCCAAAATATCTTTATAGTTTTGCTCACGAGGGTATTGATATTGCTGCCAGTCAGAGTACAAATGTGCGGGCAGCACAAAGTGGGACGGTTGTGTCAGCTGTTAATGGCGGATTGTCTGGTTATAGTTATGTTACCATCGATCACGGTAATGGATATCGAACTGTTTATGGTCATTTGTCACAGATTAGTGTGAGTGTCGGTCAACAAGTTAATGTTTCCGCGCTTCTGGGTAAGAGTGGTGGCACACCAGGCACTTCCGGCGCCGGTCAGTATTCCAATGGTCCGCATCTTCATTTTGAACTTATTAAGGATGGTGTTTATGTTGATCCGGAACTTTATTTGTTATAA
- a CDS encoding stage 0 sporulation protein — protein sequence MKVAQIQFSPWDKTYYFSLNNLDVHVNDQVVVKTDIGEEIGKVIGLTEVNEEEFYKKSKADDEKEKREIKPILRFVTERDAEGLPTKKDKQDALEYAKSMKEKYNLEMKFLDVHFSFDRSRVTFAFIADGRIDFRNLVKDLTRHFGRSIRLQQIGIRDEARICGDCGHCGRPLCCRGHLKNLDSITSEMSEMQQCSHRGSDRISGICGRLMCCLAYEQAGYEELFKKMPPLGKKVDVDGKKGEVIGHRTLKQCVMVKFPGEKGEGYTIAEVDLNRNKDKK from the coding sequence ATGAAAGTAGCTCAAATACAATTTTCCCCTTGGGATAAGACATATTATTTTTCTTTGAATAACCTTGATGTTCATGTAAATGATCAAGTGGTTGTTAAGACTGATATTGGCGAGGAAATCGGTAAGGTTATCGGTTTAACCGAGGTCAATGAAGAAGAATTTTACAAAAAATCCAAGGCGGATGATGAAAAAGAAAAGCGAGAAATCAAGCCGATTTTGCGCTTTGTAACCGAGCGAGACGCGGAGGGTCTGCCAACAAAAAAAGACAAACAGGATGCCTTGGAATATGCTAAGTCAATGAAGGAGAAGTATAATTTGGAAATGAAATTCCTGGATGTCCATTTTTCCTTCGATAGGTCTCGCGTCACTTTTGCTTTTATCGCTGATGGTCGCATCGACTTTCGTAATCTGGTCAAAGATTTGACCCGTCATTTCGGACGTAGTATTCGTTTGCAACAAATCGGTATTCGCGACGAAGCGCGTATCTGTGGTGACTGTGGTCACTGTGGGCGTCCTTTGTGTTGTCGTGGGCATTTAAAGAACTTGGATTCAATTACCTCAGAAATGTCTGAAATGCAACAATGTTCTCATCGCGGTTCGGATCGTATCTCCGGCATTTGTGGTCGTTTGATGTGCTGTTTGGCTTACGAGCAAGCCGGTTATGAAGAGTTATTTAAAAAAATGCCGCCACTTGGTAAAAAGGTGGATGTTGATGGTAAAAAGGGCGAAGTGATTGGTCACCGGACTTTGAAGCAATGCGTGATGGTCAAGTTTCCAGGTGAAAAAGGGGAGGGGTATACGATTGCTGAGGTTGATTTGAATCGGAATAAGGATAAGAAATAA
- the tsf gene encoding translation elongation factor Ts: MEKIKQLREITGAGMVECKNALDESGGDIEKAIEIIRKKSGAKAAKKADRMTAEGVVAIALTGDNKKVSVVKVQCESDFVARNDDFKAFAAEVAEAGLTGSAEEYFGQKKDAVILKIGENLTLGGTETETGEFVATYVHSNAKLASVIVFNKVVDAELASGIAMHAVAMAPAYLKPEDVVAEEVEKEKDIYREQLSKEGKPAEMIEKILSGKVSKYYEEVCLLKQLYIKDDKKSVEQVLKEADASAVIEKFIRIVL; encoded by the coding sequence ATGGAGAAAATTAAACAATTAAGAGAAATCACCGGTGCTGGTATGGTTGAATGTAAAAATGCTTTGGATGAATCAGGTGGAGACATTGAGAAAGCAATTGAAATTATTAGAAAGAAAAGTGGCGCTAAGGCGGCGAAGAAAGCTGATCGTATGACAGCTGAAGGCGTAGTAGCGATTGCTTTGACCGGTGATAACAAAAAAGTTTCTGTAGTTAAGGTGCAATGCGAAAGTGATTTCGTGGCTCGCAATGACGACTTTAAAGCTTTTGCAGCGGAAGTAGCTGAGGCGGGACTAACTGGTAGCGCTGAGGAATATTTTGGCCAAAAGAAAGATGCCGTTATCTTGAAGATTGGTGAAAATTTAACTCTTGGTGGTACTGAAACAGAGACTGGTGAATTTGTCGCAACTTATGTGCACTCAAATGCGAAGTTGGCGAGTGTCATTGTTTTTAATAAAGTTGTTGACGCTGAATTGGCAAGTGGAATTGCAATGCACGCCGTAGCAATGGCGCCTGCTTATTTGAAGCCGGAAGATGTAGTGGCTGAGGAGGTAGAAAAGGAAAAAGATATTTATCGTGAACAATTATCTAAGGAAGGTAAACCAGCAGAAATGATTGAAAAAATCTTGAGTGGTAAGGTAAGTAAATATTACGAAGAAGTTTGTTTGTTAAAGCAATTATACATCAAAGATGACAAGAAAAGCGTAGAGCAAGTTTTGAAAGAGGCTGATGCGAGCGCGGTGATTGAGAAGTTTATTCGGATTGTGCTATAA
- the rpsB gene encoding 30S ribosomal protein S2, translated as MNTPTIEQMLKAGMHFGHRTSKWHPKMKPYIFGARNGVHVIDLVKSRKMLENALELMKKFSAEGKTILIVGTKMQAKNTIKAIAEEAGMPYVCEKWIGGCLTNFPVVRKLVKKYKELTDDRASGKLEKYTKKEQLGIDREIEKLERKVGGLVNLMKMPDLIFVWDIKNENTSILEAKKKNIPVAAVCDTNTNPENINYIIPSNDDATKTIKLILNSVKEAIIEGKKEGAKVEAKVEAKKEVVK; from the coding sequence ATGAACACACCTACAATTGAGCAAATGCTCAAGGCTGGAATGCATTTCGGCCACAGAACAAGCAAATGGCACCCAAAAATGAAGCCATATATCTTTGGCGCTCGCAATGGCGTGCATGTTATTGATTTGGTTAAATCAAGAAAAATGTTAGAAAATGCCTTGGAATTAATGAAGAAATTTTCAGCTGAAGGCAAGACGATTTTAATCGTTGGCACCAAGATGCAAGCAAAGAATACTATCAAGGCAATCGCAGAAGAGGCTGGCATGCCTTATGTTTGTGAAAAATGGATCGGCGGTTGTTTGACCAACTTCCCAGTAGTGAGAAAATTAGTAAAGAAATATAAAGAATTAACCGATGATCGTGCAAGTGGCAAATTGGAAAAATATACCAAGAAAGAACAATTAGGAATTGACCGTGAAATTGAAAAATTAGAAAGAAAAGTCGGCGGTTTAGTAAACTTGATGAAAATGCCTGACTTGATTTTCGTTTGGGATATTAAGAATGAAAATACATCTATTTTGGAAGCTAAGAAAAAGAACATCCCAGTAGCGGCTGTATGTGACACAAATACAAATCCAGAAAATATTAACTATATTATTCCGTCTAATGATGATGCGACTAAGACTATTAAATTAATTTTGAACTCAGTCAAGGAAGCAATTATCGAAGGTAAAAAAGAAGGAGCAAAAGTAGAAGCAAAAGTTGAGGCGAAAAAAGAAGTTGTTAAATAA
- the mnmA gene encoding tRNA 2-thiouridine(34) synthase MnmA translates to MINNNKKLVAIAISGGVDSAVAAHLLLQKGYEVIGIFMRLNDNYKPAEDAARLVCEKLGIKFYPLNIAEKFQKEIIDYYIDAYQGGQTPNPCVRCNKMIKFGELFKRAMDLGADYLATGHYIKNVEFRMSDDEMTYKLLKGEDQNKDQSYFLYNLSQDLLKKIFFPLADYDKADVKKLAEKLDLPNLKTESQDVCFLPGEHNDFLKGKIKLESGEIRDLNDKKLGEHQGLPLYTIGQRRGIEIGGTGPYYVVKLDYVHNILYVVNNYNDTGLFRDELFVENVNWISGKEPVLPFACEVVIRYRHRSVECVIGKAEISDDGQKSYHVKFSQSQRAIAIGQSAVFYRGNELLGGGVITR, encoded by the coding sequence ATGATTAACAATAATAAAAAATTAGTTGCAATCGCAATTTCTGGCGGTGTTGATTCGGCCGTGGCGGCTCATTTGCTTTTGCAAAAGGGCTATGAGGTTATCGGTATTTTCATGCGCTTAAACGATAATTACAAACCAGCTGAAGACGCTGCGCGTTTGGTTTGCGAAAAGTTGGGTATTAAATTTTATCCCTTAAATATTGCCGAGAAGTTTCAAAAAGAAATTATCGACTATTATATTGATGCCTATCAAGGTGGACAAACCCCAAACCCCTGTGTGCGTTGCAACAAGATGATAAAATTTGGTGAACTTTTTAAGCGGGCCATGGATTTGGGAGCGGATTATTTGGCAACTGGGCATTATATCAAGAATGTCGAATTTCGCATGTCGGACGATGAAATGACTTATAAATTATTAAAAGGGGAAGATCAGAACAAGGACCAGAGCTACTTTTTATATAATTTGAGTCAGGATTTATTGAAAAAGATTTTTTTTCCTCTAGCTGACTATGATAAAGCTGATGTAAAGAAACTTGCCGAAAAACTTGATTTGCCAAATTTAAAAACTGAAAGCCAAGATGTTTGTTTTTTGCCTGGTGAGCATAATGATTTCTTGAAAGGTAAAATTAAATTAGAGTCAGGTGAGATTCGTGATTTGAATGATAAAAAATTAGGCGAACATCAGGGCTTGCCATTATATACAATTGGCCAGAGACGGGGAATCGAAATCGGCGGCACCGGTCCTTACTATGTGGTGAAACTTGATTATGTTCATAATATACTCTATGTCGTCAATAATTATAATGACACCGGTCTTTTTCGTGATGAATTGTTTGTTGAAAATGTGAACTGGATTTCCGGCAAAGAGCCAGTCTTGCCATTTGCCTGCGAAGTGGTAATTCGCTATCGACACAGAAGTGTAGAGTGTGTGATTGGAAAAGCAGAAATAAGTGATGACGGCCAAAAATCATATCACGTCAAATTCTCTCAATCGCAGCGCGCCATTGCCATTGGTCAAAGCGCTGTCTTTTACCGTGGCAATGAACTATTGGGTGGTGGTGTGATAACTCGGTAA
- a CDS encoding 50S ribosomal protein L25, whose product MSQELVFNALTRDIKENLKNVKDAGFILACVYGPKSKNVNLKLKKQDFVNFYNKVGQSQIFNLTIDSKDSVRVIVKTIQKSRMKEDITHVDFYQVDETRKVIVEIPLLFVGESETVKKMGGTMLVNRETVKVKCLPGNLVKNVEVDLSALKTFADSIRVKDLPIAKSVEILGHPGELIVNVLAPKKKEAAVDEKAKAPAKKGK is encoded by the coding sequence ATGTCACAAGAACTAGTTTTTAATGCTCTGACTAGAGATATTAAGGAAAATTTAAAAAATGTAAAAGACGCTGGTTTTATTTTAGCGTGTGTTTATGGTCCAAAATCAAAAAATGTTAATTTGAAATTGAAAAAGCAAGATTTTGTTAATTTTTACAACAAAGTTGGTCAATCACAGATTTTTAACCTAACTATTGATAGCAAGGATTCAGTTCGCGTAATTGTGAAAACTATCCAAAAATCAAGAATGAAAGAGGATATTACCCATGTTGATTTTTACCAAGTTGATGAAACTCGTAAAGTTATCGTAGAAATTCCTTTGCTTTTTGTAGGCGAATCGGAAACAGTGAAAAAGATGGGTGGTACGATGTTGGTTAATAGAGAAACGGTAAAAGTAAAATGTCTTCCAGGTAATTTAGTAAAAAATGTTGAAGTTGATTTATCAGCCTTAAAAACTTTTGCTGATAGTATACGCGTGAAAGATTTACCGATTGCTAAGAGTGTTGAAATCTTGGGTCATCCTGGGGAATTAATCGTTAATGTCTTGGCACCGAAAAAGAAAGAAGCGGCAGTAGATGAAAAAGCAAAAGCACCAGCAAAGAAAGGTAAGTAA
- the rodA gene encoding rod shape-determining protein RodA codes for MFGRIFSYLKKFDWILFFSVFLLILFGLAEIYSIALSKSGSDLGNFKKQVVFVLLGLGVMIFLSFIDYHNFRSFGNYLYIIGGALLLGVLVIGTTVKGTMGWYDIGGFRLQPVEFAKIILIIFLAKYFSNNSVRMNPLRHLLVSGLASFVYILMVMKQPDFGAALILFAIWGAMIFFAGFDMKYIYVIGGVLVLVFVMGWLVFFKPYQKQRIMTFFKPSVEDSLGEGYNITQAIIAVGSGGLFGRGIGFGSQSQLKFLPEAQTDFIFAVISEELGLMGVILVISLFAVFFLRLVAIIRKANDDFAIYFLLGMMFMIFIEMFVNIGMNIGLLPVVGIALPFLSYGGSVVISTFILVGIAESINIRNRSKY; via the coding sequence ATGTTTGGTAGAATATTCTCATATTTAAAAAAGTTCGACTGGATATTGTTTTTTTCAGTTTTTTTATTGATCTTATTTGGCTTGGCTGAGATTTATAGCATTGCTTTGAGCAAGAGTGGTTCCGATTTAGGCAATTTTAAGAAGCAGGTTGTTTTTGTGCTACTAGGTCTTGGGGTAATGATTTTTTTGTCATTTATTGATTATCATAATTTTCGCAGTTTTGGTAATTATCTTTATATTATCGGCGGTGCTTTGCTATTGGGTGTACTGGTGATCGGTACAACGGTCAAAGGTACCATGGGATGGTATGATATCGGTGGCTTTCGTTTACAACCGGTTGAGTTTGCCAAGATAATCTTGATTATTTTTCTGGCTAAGTATTTTTCTAATAACTCAGTTAGGATGAATCCCTTGCGCCACCTGCTAGTGTCTGGCTTAGCCAGTTTTGTTTATATTTTGATGGTGATGAAGCAACCCGACTTTGGCGCTGCTTTGATTTTGTTTGCAATTTGGGGGGCAATGATTTTCTTTGCTGGTTTTGATATGAAATATATTTATGTCATTGGTGGTGTTTTGGTGTTGGTGTTTGTGATGGGTTGGTTGGTATTTTTTAAGCCTTATCAAAAACAAAGAATTATGACCTTTTTTAAACCATCAGTGGAGGATTCTTTGGGTGAGGGCTATAATATTACCCAAGCGATTATTGCAGTTGGCTCAGGCGGTTTGTTTGGGCGGGGTATTGGCTTTGGTTCGCAGTCGCAGTTAAAGTTTTTGCCAGAGGCACAAACTGATTTTATATTTGCGGTTATTTCAGAGGAGTTGGGATTAATGGGGGTTATTTTGGTGATTTCCCTTTTTGCTGTTTTTTTCTTGCGTTTAGTGGCGATAATTAGAAAAGCCAATGATGATTTTGCGATTTATTTTCTTTTGGGCATGATGTTTATGATATTTATTGAAATGTTTGTTAATATTGGCATGAATATCGGTCTTTTGCCCGTGGTGGGCATTGCTTTGCCATTTTTGAGCTATGGTGGTTCAGTGGTTATATCGACCTTTATTTTGGTTGGGATTGCTGAAAGCATAAATATTAGGAATCGATCCAAGTATTGA
- a CDS encoding ribonuclease HI family protein, whose product MTKLRIYSDGGARGNPGPSGIGAVLKNENNETIAEVSEFIGNGTNNQAEYRAILAGLERAKELGAVELDCFLDSELVVKQLKLEYKVKNADLASLFVKVHNLTLNFKKITYTHIRRELNTEADALANLAMDKGC is encoded by the coding sequence ATGACAAAACTAAGAATTTATTCCGACGGTGGGGCAAGAGGAAATCCTGGCCCATCCGGCATCGGAGCAGTGCTCAAAAATGAAAACAACGAAACCATTGCTGAGGTTTCGGAGTTTATTGGTAATGGTACCAATAACCAAGCGGAATATCGGGCAATCTTGGCTGGCCTGGAAAGGGCAAAGGAGCTGGGGGCTGTGGAATTAGATTGTTTTTTGGATAGCGAATTAGTTGTTAAGCAGTTAAAACTCGAATACAAAGTAAAAAATGCTGATTTGGCCTCGTTGTTTGTTAAGGTTCATAATCTGACTCTTAATTTTAAAAAAATTACTTATACTCACATTCGTCGAGAGCTTAACACTGAAGCCGATGCTTTGGCGAATTTGGCGATGGACAAGGGTTGCTAA
- the recJ gene encoding single-stranded-DNA-specific exonuclease RecJ: MQKKWRLMPEISQDFINDNPDYSRVILQLLFNRGFTKKADIESLLKATYDTDANDPFLFNDMEKATEIVIGHIKAGNKIFIYGDYDADGVTSSSLLYDFLLMLKADVSVYIPDRVKEGYGVNKQAIDFISGEKAKLVITVDSGIRSKEEVAYAFSQGIEVIITDHHMPPENREDWPNCLIINPSMPTENYPYKFLAGVGVAFKLATAILSKAKLNDEMKMMIEKRMLDLVAVGTVADCVPLLGENRILVREGLKSLQDSRRIGLKELLKASKIDDKKVSSWNIGFQIAPRINAAGRMDHANTAFDLMITKDEGRALELATELNDRNIQRQEATVAIFNQVDDQVKDSKDKILIGIFDLDKEKQSEIWNEGVIGLVAGRICEKYYKPTLVITKVEDGYKGSGRSIEEFNLIEAIAGVSELLEKFGGHPMACGLSLSDKKIDEFKQTMIANTNEFLKDVELAPSIKIEADLKITEINETLISDIARFEPFGQGNDRPKFSTMQAVIIDKMFMGSDNQHVKFKLKQQDSNVINALGFGQSKKWEDLNPGQIIDLVYNINLNEFNGRTEIQMIIVDIK; this comes from the coding sequence ATGCAAAAAAAATGGCGTTTAATGCCGGAGATTAGTCAGGATTTTATTAATGATAATCCTGATTATAGCAGGGTTATCTTGCAACTGCTCTTTAATCGCGGCTTTACAAAAAAGGCCGATATTGAAAGTTTATTAAAGGCTACTTATGATACCGACGCCAATGATCCATTTCTTTTTAATGATATGGAAAAGGCGACCGAGATTGTAATTGGTCACATCAAGGCTGGTAACAAGATTTTTATTTACGGTGACTATGATGCTGATGGCGTGACTTCATCGTCTTTGTTATATGATTTTTTACTAATGCTCAAGGCTGATGTTAGTGTTTATATTCCAGACCGCGTTAAAGAGGGTTACGGCGTCAATAAGCAAGCGATTGATTTTATTTCTGGCGAAAAAGCGAAGTTAGTGATTACCGTTGACTCTGGTATTCGTAGTAAGGAGGAAGTGGCGTATGCGTTTAGTCAGGGGATCGAGGTAATTATTACTGATCATCACATGCCACCAGAGAATCGCGAGGATTGGCCAAACTGTTTGATTATCAATCCTTCGATGCCGACAGAAAACTATCCCTACAAATTCTTGGCGGGCGTGGGCGTGGCTTTCAAATTGGCAACGGCTATCTTGAGTAAGGCAAAATTAAATGATGAGATGAAAATGATGATTGAGAAGCGGATGTTAGACCTTGTGGCCGTTGGGACGGTGGCCGATTGTGTCCCTTTGTTGGGTGAGAATCGGATTTTAGTCCGTGAAGGTTTGAAGTCGTTGCAGGATTCGCGCCGAATTGGTTTGAAGGAATTGTTAAAAGCGTCAAAGATTGATGATAAAAAAGTTTCTTCTTGGAATATTGGTTTTCAAATTGCGCCGCGGATTAATGCTGCTGGTCGGATGGATCATGCGAACACGGCTTTTGATTTGATGATTACTAAGGATGAGGGCAGGGCATTGGAATTAGCGACAGAGTTAAACGATCGCAATATTCAAAGACAGGAGGCAACGGTAGCGATTTTTAATCAGGTGGATGATCAAGTTAAGGACAGTAAGGATAAAATTTTGATTGGGATTTTTGATTTGGATAAAGAAAAACAAAGTGAAATTTGGAATGAGGGCGTTATTGGTCTTGTGGCCGGTCGCATTTGTGAAAAATATTATAAACCGACATTGGTAATTACCAAAGTGGAAGATGGTTATAAAGGTTCTGGCCGTAGCATTGAGGAATTTAATTTGATTGAAGCGATTGCTGGTGTGAGTGAATTGTTAGAAAAATTTGGTGGTCATCCCATGGCCTGTGGCTTAAGTTTGTCTGACAAAAAGATTGATGAGTTTAAACAAACAATGATTGCAAATACTAATGAATTCTTGAAGGATGTTGAGTTGGCGCCTAGTATCAAGATTGAAGCGGATCTAAAAATTACCGAAATCAACGAAACCTTAATTAGTGATATTGCCCGCTTTGAACCGTTTGGACAGGGCAATGACCGACCGAAATTCAGCACGATGCAGGCGGTGATTATTGATAAAATGTTCATGGGCTCAGATAATCAACACGTGAAATTTAAATTAAAGCAACAGGACTCCAATGTGATTAATGCACTGGGCTTTGGTCAGAGTAAAAAATGGGAAGACTTAAACCCTGGTCAAATTATCGACTTGGTCTACAATATTAATTTAAATGAGTTTAACGGTCGGACCGAAATTCAAATGATAATTGTTGATATAAAATAA